One genomic region from Actinocatenispora thailandica encodes:
- a CDS encoding ABC transporter ATP-binding protein: MSTDVRVEPAPRRTAPAEPVGTLATLRRGLSLSPELRAGLPGTLALALASTLGKVAVPIAVQQGLDHGVRAAGGPDLGYVAVVGALTVLLLVLAVGSAYLMNYRLYRTTETALSGLRIRTFGHVHALSVLHQQDERRGALVSRVTADIDQISRFLQFSGVSLVVNAGQVVVATVVMLVYSWPLTIAVLAVFVPLALLMPRLQRWQQAAYRAVRERVGVLYAAVAESVVGAPVIRAYGVSGRTAGRLSDAIERYRAAQYGAQRRSVVMSTLSEGASGLTNTLVVIGGVVLGAGLAHELGAGFSVGELTAFVFLAGLFVQPIQMFTETLTEAQNAVAGWRRVLDILDAEPEVVDPGERARPVPPGPLAVRFADVGYAYPGGGPEALADADVTIAPGTAIAVVGETGSGKTTFAKLLTRLMDPTRGQVLLSGVPLDRVGFAELRRRVVMVPQDGFLFDTTVGRNAAFVRPDLPDADLTAAFTELGLADWLAGLPAGLDTPVGERGEYLSVGERQLVALVRAYVADPDLLILDEATSAVDPATEVRLQRALDAVTRGRTTVTVAHRLSTAEAADEVLVFDAGRIVQRGRHEQLVAAPDSVYGRLHASWLEQTR; this comes from the coding sequence ATGAGCACCGACGTACGGGTCGAGCCGGCGCCACGCCGGACCGCGCCGGCGGAACCGGTCGGCACCCTCGCCACGCTGCGCCGTGGCCTGTCGCTGTCGCCGGAGCTGCGCGCCGGCCTGCCCGGCACGCTGGCCCTGGCGCTGGCCTCGACGCTGGGCAAGGTCGCGGTGCCGATCGCGGTACAGCAGGGCCTGGACCACGGCGTCCGGGCCGCCGGCGGCCCGGATCTCGGCTACGTCGCGGTCGTCGGCGCGCTGACGGTGCTGCTGCTGGTGCTCGCGGTCGGCTCGGCCTACCTGATGAACTACCGGCTGTACCGCACCACCGAGACCGCGCTGTCCGGGCTGCGGATCCGTACCTTCGGGCACGTGCACGCGCTGTCGGTGCTGCACCAGCAGGACGAGCGGCGCGGCGCGCTGGTCAGCCGGGTCACCGCCGACATCGACCAGATCTCCCGGTTCCTGCAGTTCAGCGGCGTGAGCCTGGTGGTCAACGCCGGACAGGTGGTGGTCGCGACCGTCGTGATGCTGGTGTACTCGTGGCCGCTGACGATCGCGGTGCTCGCGGTGTTCGTGCCGCTGGCGCTGCTCATGCCACGGTTGCAGCGCTGGCAGCAGGCGGCGTACCGGGCGGTCCGGGAGCGGGTCGGTGTGCTGTACGCGGCGGTCGCGGAGAGCGTCGTCGGCGCACCGGTCATCCGCGCCTACGGGGTGTCCGGGCGCACCGCGGGCCGGTTGTCCGACGCGATCGAGCGGTACCGGGCCGCGCAGTACGGCGCGCAACGGCGCAGCGTGGTCATGTCGACGCTGAGCGAGGGTGCCTCCGGTCTGACGAACACGCTGGTCGTGATCGGCGGCGTGGTGCTCGGCGCGGGCCTGGCGCACGAGCTGGGCGCCGGCTTCAGCGTCGGTGAGCTGACCGCGTTCGTCTTCCTCGCCGGCCTGTTCGTGCAGCCGATCCAGATGTTCACCGAGACGCTGACCGAGGCGCAGAACGCCGTCGCCGGCTGGCGCCGGGTGCTCGACATCCTGGACGCCGAGCCGGAGGTGGTCGATCCCGGCGAGCGGGCCCGACCGGTGCCGCCCGGCCCGCTGGCGGTGCGGTTCGCCGACGTCGGCTACGCCTACCCGGGCGGCGGCCCGGAGGCCCTGGCGGACGCGGACGTCACGATCGCGCCGGGCACCGCGATCGCGGTGGTCGGCGAGACCGGCAGCGGCAAGACGACGTTCGCCAAGCTGCTGACCCGGCTGATGGACCCGACCCGCGGTCAGGTGCTGCTGTCCGGGGTGCCGCTGGACCGGGTCGGGTTCGCCGAGCTGCGGCGCCGGGTGGTGATGGTGCCGCAGGACGGGTTCCTGTTCGACACCACGGTCGGCCGCAACGCGGCGTTCGTCCGGCCCGACCTGCCGGACGCCGACCTCACGGCCGCCTTCACCGAGCTGGGGTTGGCGGACTGGCTGGCCGGTCTGCCGGCCGGGCTGGACACCCCGGTGGGGGAGCGCGGCGAGTACCTGTCGGTGGGTGAGCGCCAGCTGGTGGCGCTGGTCCGGGCGTACGTGGCCGATCCGGATCTGCTGATCCTCGACGAGGCGACGAGCGCGGTGGATCCGGCGACCGAGGTACGGCTGCAGCGTGCACTGGACGCGGTGACCCGGGGGCGGACCACGGTGACCGTCGCGCACCGGCTGTCCACCGCCGAGGCCGCGGACGAGGTGCTGGTGTTCGACGCCGGCCGGATCGTGCAGCGTGGCCGGCACGAGCAACTGGTTGCCGCCCCCGACTCGGTGTACGGGCGGCTGCACGCGTCCTGGCTGGAACAGACGCGCTGA
- a CDS encoding TIGR03085 family metal-binding protein, whose amino-acid sequence MTTAYAHGERLQLVSLLRQVGPDAPTLCEGWTTRDLAAHLLARERRPDSGIGLLVRPLAGWSERVRRGYAEQDWDVLLDQIAAPPWWSPLSNPLTDELANTMEMFLHHEDVRRARPQWQPRDLPVELNEILWRRLSMLTTVSMRRLPVRVTLAAPEYGERTVGDGPHVRLTGPPGELLVFVSGRQDAARLDTEGPTESVRALREARFAM is encoded by the coding sequence GTGACGACGGCATATGCGCATGGTGAGCGGTTGCAACTGGTGTCGCTGCTGCGGCAGGTCGGGCCGGACGCGCCGACCCTGTGCGAGGGGTGGACCACCCGCGATCTCGCCGCGCACCTGCTGGCCCGCGAGCGGCGCCCCGACTCCGGCATCGGCCTGCTGGTCCGGCCGCTCGCCGGCTGGTCAGAACGGGTCCGCCGCGGCTACGCCGAGCAGGACTGGGACGTGCTGCTGGACCAGATCGCCGCGCCGCCATGGTGGAGTCCGCTGTCCAACCCGCTCACCGACGAGCTGGCCAACACGATGGAGATGTTCCTGCACCACGAGGACGTGCGCCGGGCCCGGCCGCAGTGGCAGCCGCGCGACCTGCCGGTCGAGCTGAACGAGATCCTCTGGCGCCGGCTGTCGATGCTCACCACCGTGTCGATGCGCCGGCTGCCGGTCCGGGTCACCCTGGCCGCGCCGGAGTACGGCGAGCGCACCGTCGGCGACGGCCCGCACGTGCGGCTCACCGGTCCACCCGGCGAACTGCTGGTGTTCGTCTCCGGCCGGCAGGACGCGGCCCGGCTGGACACCGAGGGCCCCACCGAGTCGGTGCGGGCGCTGCGGGAGGCCCGCTTCGCCATGTGA
- a CDS encoding anthranilate synthase component I: MTTGAVSPDETTFAELAAQRRVVPVTRRLLADCETPIGVYRKLAGGPGTFLLESAEAAGTWSRYSFVGVRSAATLTVRDGQAHWLGEPPAGVPTDGDPIEALTATVTALSSAPVGAEPALPPLTGGLVGFFGYDVVRRFEKLPELAADELGFPDLGFLLATDLAVLDHVDGSVLLIANAVLPPDAGPAELTAHYHQAVGRLDAMTTALSRPTPPMVSTVEKVPPVHLAGRTPAGGYQKAVEAAKEAIRAGECFQIVPSQRFEADTAADPLDVYRVLRATNPSPYMYLLRFGGVDGAGGHGAFDIVGSSPEVHVKVTGRRALMHPIAGTRPRGATPQEERRLAEDLLTDPKERAEHVMLVDLARNDLGRVCVPGTVEVPEFFTIERYSHVMHIVSTVVGELAEGRTAFDALRATFPAGTLSGAPKVRAMEIIEELEPVRRGLYGGTVGYLDFAGDLDMAIAIRTALIRDGRAYVQAGGGIVADSDPDAEDTETRNKSAAVLAAIASAETLRQAR; encoded by the coding sequence GTGACGACCGGAGCCGTGAGCCCGGACGAGACCACGTTCGCCGAGTTGGCCGCGCAGCGCCGGGTGGTCCCGGTGACCCGCCGGCTGCTGGCCGACTGCGAGACGCCGATCGGGGTGTACCGCAAGCTGGCCGGCGGCCCCGGCACGTTCCTGCTGGAATCGGCGGAGGCGGCCGGGACCTGGTCGCGCTACTCGTTCGTCGGGGTGCGCAGCGCCGCGACGCTGACCGTGCGGGACGGCCAGGCGCACTGGCTCGGCGAACCGCCCGCGGGAGTGCCGACCGACGGTGACCCGATCGAGGCGCTGACCGCCACCGTGACGGCGCTGTCCTCGGCGCCGGTGGGCGCCGAGCCGGCGCTGCCGCCGCTGACCGGCGGGCTGGTCGGGTTCTTCGGCTACGACGTGGTGCGGCGGTTCGAGAAGCTGCCCGAGCTGGCCGCCGACGAGCTGGGCTTCCCCGACCTCGGGTTCCTGCTCGCCACCGATCTCGCCGTGCTCGACCACGTGGACGGCTCGGTGCTGCTGATCGCGAACGCGGTGCTGCCGCCGGACGCCGGCCCGGCCGAACTGACCGCGCACTACCACCAGGCGGTGGGCCGGCTGGACGCGATGACCACTGCGCTGAGCCGCCCGACGCCGCCGATGGTCTCGACGGTCGAGAAGGTACCGCCGGTGCACCTGGCCGGCCGCACCCCGGCCGGCGGGTACCAGAAGGCGGTGGAGGCGGCCAAGGAGGCGATCCGGGCCGGGGAGTGCTTCCAGATCGTTCCGTCGCAGCGGTTCGAAGCCGACACCGCTGCCGACCCGCTCGACGTCTACCGGGTGCTGCGGGCGACGAATCCCTCGCCGTACATGTATCTCCTGCGGTTCGGTGGGGTGGACGGCGCAGGCGGGCACGGGGCCTTCGACATCGTCGGGTCCAGCCCGGAGGTGCACGTGAAGGTCACCGGGCGGCGGGCGCTGATGCACCCGATCGCCGGGACCAGGCCGCGCGGCGCCACCCCCCAGGAGGAGCGCCGGCTGGCCGAGGACCTGCTCACCGACCCGAAGGAACGCGCCGAGCACGTGATGCTGGTCGACCTGGCCCGCAACGATCTGGGCCGGGTGTGCGTGCCGGGCACCGTGGAGGTGCCCGAGTTCTTCACCATCGAGCGCTACAGCCACGTGATGCACATCGTGTCCACCGTGGTCGGTGAGCTGGCCGAGGGGCGTACCGCGTTCGACGCGCTGCGGGCGACCTTCCCGGCGGGCACCCTGTCGGGGGCGCCGAAGGTACGTGCGATGGAGATCATCGAGGAGCTGGAGCCGGTGCGGCGTGGCCTGTACGGCGGGACGGTCGGTTATCTCGACTTCGCCGGTGACCTGGACATGGCGATCGCGATCCGGACCGCGCTGATCCGGGACGGCCGGGCGTACGTGCAGGCCGGCGGCGGCATCGTGGCCGACTCCGATCCGGACGCCGAGGACACCGAGACCCGCAACAAGTCCGCCGCGGTGCTGGCCGCGATCGCCTCCGCCGAGACGTTGCGGCAGGCCCGCTGA
- a CDS encoding Trp biosynthesis-associated membrane protein — protein MSDRHPDPDPDRPATDAGGTPRSSTDPAGTDPAGTAGSDGIAASQAQADPAGAGPDRAALDRADPDRADPDGAGADRAALDRADPDRADPDGAGPDGAGADRAALDRTDPDGAGLEDAGPDGAGTDCAGTDRSEAEPPTPASSGVKPPTPASSGAEPPTPDTRDGTEVTGPVLGGAASGAASDTGPGTGPGTGAGTGPDRAAPGRARPAARRPSTRGQLVLAVVACTLGAGIALYAASKNWSVQPGQPLGPLHLQQTGRTGTEITPIVPTLALISLAGAGALVATRRIGRLLVGVLLVLAGLGMAVGAGYGLSVAAHDPGSVTPGWAITALVGGVLVAVVGGGTVRRGRTWPTMGSRYERPADRAARVGADDDAAKIWDAIDDGHDPTVR, from the coding sequence ATGTCCGACCGCCACCCAGACCCGGACCCCGACCGCCCCGCCACCGACGCGGGCGGCACCCCCCGCTCCAGCACCGATCCGGCCGGTACCGATCCGGCCGGTACCGCCGGCTCCGACGGCATCGCGGCCAGCCAGGCTCAGGCCGACCCGGCCGGCGCCGGCCCGGACCGCGCCGCCTTGGATCGCGCCGACCCAGATCGCGCCGACCCGGATGGCGCCGGCGCCGACCGCGCCGCCTTGGATCGCGCCGACCCAGATCGCGCCGACCCAGATGGCGCCGGCCCGGATGGCGCCGGCGCCGACCGCGCCGCGTTGGATCGCACCGACCCGGATGGTGCCGGCTTGGAAGATGCCGGCCCGGATGGTGCCGGTACCGACTGCGCGGGCACCGATCGGTCCGAGGCCGAGCCGCCGACCCCGGCGTCGTCCGGGGTGAAGCCACCGACCCCGGCGTCGTCCGGGGCCGAGCCGCCGACCCCGGACACCCGGGACGGCACGGAAGTGACCGGCCCGGTGCTCGGCGGAGCGGCGTCCGGAGCAGCCTCGGACACCGGACCGGGCACCGGGCCGGGCACCGGGGCGGGCACCGGGCCCGATCGGGCGGCGCCGGGACGGGCCCGGCCGGCGGCGCGGCGACCGTCGACCCGGGGGCAGCTGGTCCTCGCCGTGGTGGCGTGCACGCTCGGCGCGGGCATCGCGCTGTACGCGGCGTCGAAGAACTGGTCGGTGCAACCCGGGCAGCCGCTCGGGCCGCTGCACCTGCAGCAGACCGGCCGGACCGGCACCGAGATCACCCCGATCGTGCCGACCCTCGCGCTGATCTCGCTGGCCGGTGCCGGCGCGCTGGTCGCCACCCGACGTATCGGCCGGCTGCTGGTGGGCGTGCTGCTGGTTCTGGCGGGGCTGGGGATGGCCGTCGGGGCCGGGTACGGGCTGTCGGTCGCTGCGCACGACCCGGGCAGTGTGACCCCGGGTTGGGCGATCACCGCGCTGGTCGGCGGCGTGTTGGTGGCCGTCGTCGGCGGCGGCACGGTGCGGCGGGGCCGCACCTGGCCCACGATGGGCTCGCGGTACGAGCGGCCCGCCGACCGGGCGGCCCGGGTCGGCGCGGACGACGACGCCGCGAAGATCTGGGACGCGATCGACGACGGCCACGACCCGACGGTGCGCTGA
- the trpC gene encoding indole-3-glycerol phosphate synthase TrpC — protein MLSDILAAVRADVAERVQATPLEQVKAAAAAAPPALDAFASLRAPGVGVIAEVKRSSPSRGQLAEIPDPAELAGEYAAGGARCVSVLTEKRFFGGSIDDLIAVRAAIQVPILRKDFVVSSYQVHEARAHGADLILLIVAALEQNALVGLLERTESLGMTALVEVHNEAEADRALEAGAKVIGVNARDLRTLEVDPSVFERIAPGLPSRVVKVAESGVRGTHDLIRYASAGADAVLVGEGLVTQKSPRDAVAELVTAGSHPATPRPAR, from the coding sequence GTGCTCAGCGACATCCTCGCCGCGGTCCGCGCCGACGTCGCCGAGCGCGTGCAGGCGACTCCGCTGGAGCAGGTGAAGGCCGCGGCCGCCGCCGCGCCGCCGGCGCTGGACGCGTTCGCCTCGCTCCGGGCCCCCGGCGTCGGAGTGATCGCCGAGGTGAAGCGGTCCTCGCCGTCTCGCGGGCAGCTCGCCGAGATCCCCGATCCGGCCGAACTGGCAGGGGAGTACGCGGCGGGTGGCGCCCGGTGCGTCAGCGTGCTGACCGAGAAGCGGTTCTTCGGCGGCAGCATCGACGACCTGATCGCGGTGCGCGCCGCGATCCAGGTGCCGATCCTGCGCAAGGACTTCGTGGTCTCCAGCTACCAGGTGCACGAGGCGCGGGCGCACGGTGCCGACCTGATCCTGCTGATCGTCGCCGCGCTGGAGCAGAACGCGCTGGTCGGGCTGCTGGAGCGGACCGAGTCGCTGGGCATGACCGCGCTGGTCGAGGTGCACAACGAGGCGGAGGCCGACCGGGCCCTGGAGGCCGGCGCGAAGGTGATCGGCGTCAACGCCCGCGACCTGCGCACCCTGGAGGTGGATCCGTCCGTGTTCGAGCGGATCGCGCCCGGTCTGCCGTCCAGGGTGGTCAAGGTGGCCGAGTCGGGAGTGCGCGGCACCCACGACCTGATCCGGTACGCCTCGGCCGGGGCCGACGCCGTGCTGGTCGGCGAGGGTCTGGTCACCCAGAAGAGTCCGCGGGACGCGGTCGCCGAGCTGGTCACCGCCGGCTCCCATCCGGCGACGCCGCGCCCGGCGCGCTGA
- the trpA gene encoding tryptophan synthase subunit alpha has translation MSEPRVADPVTGRRAGSAFDTAREQGRAVLVGYLPAGFPTVAEAIEGCRVLADSGVDVIEIGLPYSDPVMDGPVIQRAAERALAGGFRVADVFRTVEAVAAAGVPALVMTYWNPIERYGVPAFARDLAAAGGAGLITPDLIPEEAGDWVAAAEKHDLDRVFLVAPSSTQRRIATTTAMCRGFVYAASVMGVTGAREQTGQAAPALVERVRRATTVPVGVGLGVGTGAQAAEVAGYADGVIVGSALVRCLLDETNPAAARRRLAALATELAEGVRRR, from the coding sequence GTGAGCGAGCCGCGAGTGGCCGACCCGGTGACCGGGCGGCGTGCGGGTTCCGCCTTCGACACCGCCCGCGAGCAGGGCCGGGCGGTACTGGTGGGGTACCTGCCGGCCGGGTTCCCGACGGTGGCCGAGGCGATCGAGGGATGCCGGGTGCTGGCCGACTCCGGTGTCGACGTGATCGAGATCGGCCTGCCGTACTCCGACCCGGTGATGGACGGCCCGGTCATCCAGCGGGCCGCGGAGCGGGCACTCGCCGGTGGGTTCCGGGTCGCGGACGTGTTCCGTACCGTCGAGGCGGTCGCCGCTGCCGGGGTGCCGGCGCTGGTGATGACCTACTGGAACCCGATCGAACGGTACGGGGTGCCGGCGTTCGCCCGGGATCTGGCCGCCGCCGGCGGCGCCGGGCTGATCACCCCGGACCTGATCCCGGAGGAGGCCGGCGACTGGGTCGCCGCGGCCGAGAAGCACGACCTCGACCGGGTCTTCCTGGTGGCGCCGAGTTCGACCCAGCGGCGGATCGCGACGACCACCGCCATGTGCCGGGGTTTCGTCTACGCGGCCAGCGTGATGGGCGTGACCGGGGCGCGGGAGCAGACCGGGCAGGCGGCGCCCGCGCTGGTGGAGCGGGTCCGGCGGGCCACCACGGTGCCGGTCGGCGTCGGTCTCGGTGTCGGTACGGGTGCCCAGGCGGCCGAGGTCGCCGGATACGCGGACGGCGTGATCGTCGGCAGCGCGCTGGTGCGCTGCCTGCTGGACGAGACGAACCCGGCCGCGGCGCGCCGCCGGCTCGCCGCGCTCGCCACCGAACTCGCCGAGGGCGTGCGCCGGCGCTGA
- a CDS encoding NUDIX hydrolase gives MDSLTYAVAAVVTDPNGRVLLCQQSQGHRLWSLPNGRIDHCEHPAHAAVRDIRTQTGLEISVDELIGLYRLTGPADGAEPLPDLLVHAFRAHAVGGEPCVNAPAMISRIGWYAPDEVPTPHTATVTAVLADLATGRRGVVADVHRSAAAAETPVAQPA, from the coding sequence ATGGACTCCCTTACCTACGCGGTCGCGGCGGTCGTCACCGACCCGAACGGCCGGGTGCTGCTCTGCCAGCAGAGCCAGGGGCACCGGCTCTGGAGCCTGCCCAACGGACGCATCGACCACTGTGAACACCCGGCGCACGCGGCGGTCCGCGACATCCGCACCCAGACCGGGCTGGAGATCAGCGTCGACGAGCTGATCGGGCTGTACCGCCTGACCGGGCCGGCCGACGGCGCCGAACCGCTGCCCGACCTGCTGGTACACGCCTTCCGGGCGCACGCCGTGGGCGGTGAACCGTGCGTCAACGCGCCGGCGATGATCTCCCGGATCGGCTGGTACGCGCCGGACGAGGTACCGACACCGCACACCGCGACCGTCACCGCGGTACTGGCCGACCTCGCCACCGGTCGCCGAGGCGTCGTCGCCGACGTACACCGCAGCGCGGCGGCCGCCGAAACCCCGGTGGCACAGCCCGCCTGA
- the lgt gene encoding prolipoprotein diacylglyceryl transferase: MNLASIPSPTQSVVHLGPLPIRAYALCIVAGIVLACVITERRLRARGAPPWTVLDIAVWAVPFGIVGARLYHVITDPELYFTAGRDWVGAFKIWDGGLGIWGAVAGGALGAWIACRRRGLPLSVVADALAPGLPVAQAIGRWGNWFNQELYGKPTNLPWAVHIDPAHRIIGYEQYATYQPTFLYECVWDLLVALAVWLLDRRFRFGRGRAFALYVALYVFGRFWVESLRIDHANTFFGLRLNDWVSIVVFIAAVLYVLLMRGPRLNVVADASGRLTVVPEGGATAASAETVVDKADAEALADTGASEPEADSDPGDGGSGAKKPDPDHPDADTPDADTPDADTPDADTPDADTPDADTPDADAPDADAPEPDAPEPDAPEPDAPGADAPDADAVEPGTPDDGAAEARKSDPAARGVQKSDSGT, encoded by the coding sequence GTGAACCTTGCCTCCATTCCGAGCCCGACCCAGTCGGTGGTGCATCTCGGTCCGTTGCCGATCCGGGCCTACGCCCTGTGCATCGTCGCGGGCATCGTGTTGGCCTGCGTGATCACCGAGCGCCGGCTGCGGGCGCGGGGTGCCCCGCCGTGGACCGTGCTGGACATCGCGGTGTGGGCGGTGCCGTTCGGTATCGTCGGCGCCCGGCTCTACCACGTGATCACCGACCCGGAGCTGTACTTCACGGCCGGGCGGGACTGGGTCGGCGCGTTCAAGATCTGGGACGGCGGACTCGGCATCTGGGGTGCGGTCGCCGGTGGCGCGCTCGGCGCCTGGATCGCCTGCCGGCGGCGTGGCCTGCCGCTGTCGGTCGTGGCCGACGCGCTCGCGCCGGGCCTGCCGGTGGCGCAGGCGATCGGCCGCTGGGGCAACTGGTTCAACCAGGAGCTGTACGGCAAGCCCACCAACCTGCCGTGGGCGGTGCACATCGACCCGGCACACCGCATCATCGGCTACGAGCAGTACGCCACCTACCAGCCGACCTTCCTGTACGAGTGCGTCTGGGACCTGCTCGTCGCGCTCGCGGTGTGGCTGCTCGACCGCAGGTTCCGGTTCGGCCGGGGCCGGGCGTTCGCGCTGTACGTCGCGCTGTACGTGTTCGGACGCTTCTGGGTGGAGTCGCTGCGCATCGACCACGCCAACACGTTCTTCGGGCTGCGGCTCAACGACTGGGTCAGCATCGTGGTGTTCATCGCCGCCGTGCTGTACGTGCTGCTGATGCGCGGTCCGCGGTTGAACGTCGTCGCCGACGCCTCCGGCCGGCTCACCGTGGTGCCGGAGGGTGGCGCGACCGCCGCGAGCGCCGAGACCGTGGTGGACAAGGCCGACGCCGAGGCACTGGCGGACACCGGGGCGTCCGAACCCGAGGCGGATTCCGACCCGGGTGACGGCGGGTCCGGCGCGAAGAAGCCGGACCCGGACCACCCGGACGCCGACACCCCGGACGCCGACACCCCGGACGCCGACACCCCGGACGCCGACACCCCGGACGCCGACACCCCGGACGCCGACACCCCGGACGCCGACGCCCCGGACGCCGACGCCCCGGAGCCCGACGCCCCGGAGCCCGACGCCCCGGAGCCCGACGCCCCCGGCGCCGACGCCCCGGACGCGGACGCGGTCGAGCCGGGGACACCGGACGATGGGGCCGCGGAGGCCCGGAAGTCGGACCCCGCGGCCCGGGGCGTGCAGAAGTCGGACTCCGGTACCTAG
- a CDS encoding DUF7537 family lipoprotein — protein MRTRYVAVSAVAVAVLGLAAGCNPGGSSASGGGGEHPAASGSPGAASSTGTGPDLQIALQRAYGKTTDAKTAKISATIKITGGSAAGTTTMSGAVQFDPPAEQVTVRTAGQQVEAIMVDGYEYIKTGSSWRKIDISSLTGGAPMDPTQALAYLQGVSSSVTKLGTSTVHGVRATGYRATVEVQKAAAKQGAKAQDALKNLSEHGVHSIPVEVWLDADGRVVREHSTLTMTGVGSGSMTVDSTTDLTGYGTPVHISAPAGA, from the coding sequence ATGCGCACCAGGTACGTTGCCGTGTCCGCCGTCGCCGTCGCCGTGCTGGGCCTCGCCGCCGGCTGCAACCCGGGCGGGTCGTCCGCCTCCGGCGGCGGTGGCGAGCACCCCGCCGCGTCCGGCTCACCCGGCGCCGCCAGCTCCACCGGCACCGGCCCGGACCTGCAGATCGCCCTGCAACGGGCGTACGGCAAGACCACCGACGCGAAGACCGCGAAGATCTCGGCCACCATCAAGATCACCGGCGGATCGGCGGCCGGGACCACCACGATGTCCGGCGCGGTGCAGTTCGACCCGCCGGCCGAGCAGGTCACCGTGCGCACCGCCGGCCAGCAGGTCGAGGCGATCATGGTGGACGGATACGAGTACATCAAGACCGGCTCGTCCTGGCGGAAGATCGACATCTCGTCGCTGACCGGCGGGGCGCCGATGGACCCGACCCAGGCCCTCGCCTACCTGCAGGGCGTGTCGTCCTCGGTGACCAAGCTCGGCACCAGCACCGTCCACGGCGTCCGGGCCACCGGTTACCGGGCGACCGTCGAGGTGCAGAAGGCGGCGGCCAAGCAGGGCGCGAAGGCGCAGGACGCATTGAAGAATCTGTCCGAGCACGGCGTCCACAGCATCCCGGTCGAGGTGTGGCTCGACGCCGACGGGCGGGTGGTGCGCGAGCACAGCACCCTCACCATGACCGGCGTCGGCAGTGGGTCGATGACCGTGGACAGCACCACCGACCTGACCGGCTACGGCACGCCGGTGCACATCAGCGCACCGGCCGGCGCCTGA
- a CDS encoding LLM class flavin-dependent oxidoreductase, which yields MLLSTVILPIYRWPEARTVWRRAEQLGAHAGYSYDHLSWRSFAGGPWYGTVPMLSAAALVTDRLRLGTMVTSPNFRHPVPLAKDLMTLDELSAGRVTAGIGAGSATGFDATVLGGPAWPAGERADRYAEFVRLLDTLLRNPDTTATGRYYSADAAKTIPGCVQRPRLPCYLAGTGPRGLRLAAELGDGWITTGPAGRPAENLTAALGAVGDQLRRLAHACTDAGRDPATLHRVLLTGFLPGEPLRSFDQAVELAGTAGQLGIDEVVVHWPVPDSPFAMDERLFDRILTELPGQLG from the coding sequence ATGTTGCTGAGCACCGTGATCCTGCCGATCTACCGCTGGCCCGAGGCGCGCACGGTCTGGCGGCGCGCCGAGCAGCTCGGCGCGCACGCCGGCTACAGCTACGACCACCTGTCCTGGCGTTCGTTCGCCGGCGGCCCGTGGTACGGGACGGTGCCGATGCTGTCCGCCGCGGCGCTGGTGACCGACCGGCTGCGGCTCGGCACGATGGTCACCTCACCGAACTTCCGCCATCCGGTCCCGCTGGCCAAGGACCTGATGACCCTGGACGAACTGTCCGCCGGCCGGGTCACCGCCGGCATCGGCGCCGGTTCGGCGACCGGCTTCGACGCCACCGTGCTGGGTGGCCCGGCCTGGCCGGCGGGCGAGCGGGCCGATCGGTACGCGGAGTTCGTCCGGCTGCTCGACACCCTGCTGCGCAACCCGGACACCACCGCCACCGGGCGGTACTACTCGGCGGACGCGGCGAAGACGATCCCGGGCTGCGTGCAGCGGCCGCGGCTGCCCTGCTACCTCGCCGGCACCGGACCGCGCGGGCTGCGGCTCGCCGCCGAACTCGGCGATGGCTGGATCACCACCGGCCCTGCCGGCCGGCCGGCCGAGAACCTGACCGCCGCGCTGGGCGCGGTCGGTGACCAGCTGCGCCGGCTGGCCCACGCCTGCACCGACGCCGGCCGGGACCCGGCGACGCTGCACCGGGTGCTGCTGACCGGGTTCCTGCCGGGCGAGCCGTTGCGCTCCTTCGACCAGGCGGTCGAGCTGGCCGGTACCGCCGGGCAGTTGGGCATCGACGAGGTCGTCGTGCACTGGCCGGTGCCGGACTCGCCGTTCGCCATGGACGAGAGGCTGTTCGACCGGATCCTCACCGAGCTGCCCGGCCAGCTCGGCTGA